A DNA window from Desulfonispora thiosulfatigenes DSM 11270 contains the following coding sequences:
- a CDS encoding EAL and HDOD domain-containing protein yields MNVFLARQPIFDLDEKVYAYEMLYRSGDVNRFSDTSGDTASARVMIDTFQTFGIEVLTNNKPAFINFTDKLIKDEIATLFSKEYLVVEILETVKLDEEIICKCIELKQKGYTLALDDFVCREEYRPLIKITDIIKVDFRETKRVEIEKMISKLKSFNIEFLAEKVETREEFEYAKNLGFSLFQGYFFQKPEIMTSSGLSPLKLTYLQLMNEVNKNEINFEKLSTLISRDLALTYNLLRIINSAAFAYKSVTSVKQALVILGEKEVRKWVNLMALKGLGDNKPNELVKSSLIRASFGELIAEKVNYKQKANDLFLVGLFSLIDVILQRPLGEILVEIMPPKAVQEALIDQTGELADVYKIILCYEKGSLEDIVHEMQKLKISSEDLVNLYINSLLCYDSLTREA; encoded by the coding sequence ATGAATGTTTTTTTAGCCAGACAGCCTATTTTTGACCTGGATGAAAAGGTGTATGCCTATGAAATGCTATATAGAAGTGGGGATGTGAATAGGTTCAGTGATACTTCGGGGGATACGGCCTCGGCCAGGGTTATGATTGATACTTTTCAAACCTTTGGGATAGAAGTTTTAACTAATAACAAACCTGCCTTTATTAATTTTACGGATAAGTTGATTAAGGATGAAATAGCAACCTTATTTAGTAAGGAGTATCTAGTAGTTGAAATATTAGAAACAGTTAAATTAGATGAAGAAATAATATGCAAATGTATTGAGCTAAAGCAAAAAGGATATACATTAGCTCTTGACGATTTTGTGTGCCGAGAAGAATATAGACCTTTAATTAAAATAACAGATATTATCAAAGTTGACTTCCGTGAGACAAAAAGAGTAGAAATAGAAAAAATGATTAGTAAATTAAAAAGCTTCAATATTGAATTTTTAGCAGAAAAGGTAGAAACTAGAGAAGAATTTGAATATGCTAAAAATTTAGGGTTTTCATTATTTCAAGGATACTTTTTTCAAAAGCCGGAAATTATGACTTCGAGTGGTTTATCACCTTTAAAACTTACTTATTTACAATTAATGAATGAAGTAAATAAAAATGAGATTAATTTTGAGAAACTTTCTACTTTGATTTCACGTGATTTAGCTTTAACATATAATCTTTTAAGAATAATTAATTCAGCAGCATTTGCGTATAAATCAGTTACGTCTGTTAAACAAGCCTTAGTTATTTTAGGGGAAAAAGAAGTTAGAAAATGGGTTAATTTGATGGCTCTTAAGGGATTGGGAGATAATAAGCCTAATGAATTGGTCAAAAGTTCATTAATAAGAGCGAGCTTTGGCGAGTTAATAGCAGAAAAGGTTAATTATAAACAAAAAGCAAATGATCTTTTTTTAGTAGGTCTTTTTTCTTTAATAGATGTTATTTTACAAAGACCACTTGGAGAGATTTTAGTAGAAATTATGCCTCCAAAAGCAGTACAAGAAGCTTTAATAGATCAAACTGGTGAATTGGCAGATGTTTATAAAATAATTCTATGTTATGAAAAAGGGAGTTTAGAAGATATTGTTCATGAAATGCAGAAACTTAAAATAAGTAGTGAAGATTTAGTAAATTTATATATAAATTCTTTACTATGTTATGATTCCTTGACAAGAGAGGCGTAG
- a CDS encoding ATP-binding protein yields MILVRRVLNNMVKNAVEASDDEPVTIEVLSELNDIIFKVHNCQYISRDIQLQIFKRSFSTKEKGQGIGTYSMKLLGEKYLAGEVSFSTEKRLGTTFTFRLSNVKRNDIFADNGNK; encoded by the coding sequence ATCATTTTAGTTAGACGGGTTTTAAATAATATGGTCAAGAATGCAGTTGAAGCATCAGATGATGAACCAGTAACAATAGAAGTTTTAAGTGAATTAAATGATATAATTTTTAAAGTTCATAATTGTCAATATATATCTCGGGACATACAATTACAAATTTTTAAACGGTCATTTTCTACCAAAGAAAAAGGGCAAGGCATTGGTACTTATAGCATGAAATTATTAGGGGAAAAATACTTAGCAGGGGAAGTTTCATTTTCAACGGAAAAAAGATTAGGCACAACCTTTACTTTTCGACTTTCAAATGTTAAAAGGAACGATATTTTTGCTGATAATGGAAACAAGTAG